The genomic interval ACGATATTATCAATTGCGATAAGCTCATCGTAACGCAGGCTGCGGCCAAAAAGGTCGAGGAGGTTTATGCGTAATGAAAGATATTCATGATATCATTCTGGGGCCGGTGCTCACGGAAAAGAGCTACGACCAAATCCCCATGAAGAAATATACGTTTAAAGTTGCGCCGGGTGCCAACAAAACGGAAATCAAATCCGCAGTTGAAGAGATTTTCGGCGTTCAGGTCGAGAGCGTAAACACCTCGAACCGCGACGGCAAAGTCAAAAGACAGGGCTACACCAGAGGCAGAACTGCCAAGGTGAAAAAAGCAGTTGTTACGCTCAAAGAAGGCTCCAAGGCCATCGAGTTCTTCGAGAGCATGGTTCAGTAGCTTAGGAGGGTATTATCATGGCGATTAAAAAATACAAACCGACTTCTCCGGGCAGAAGAGGCATGTCGGTCTCCGCGTTCGACGAGATTACGGCAAACGCACCCGAGAAATCTCTGCTGGCAACCAAGAAGAAGACGGGCGGCAGAAACGCCCGCGGCTGCATCACGGTGCGGCACATTGGCGGCGGCAACAGACAGAAATACAGAATCATCGATTTCAAGCGCAATAAAGACGGCATCCCCGCCAAAGTCGCGACCATCGAGTACGACCCGAACCGCACGGCCAACATCGCGCTGCTGCACTACGCCGATGGTGAGAAGAGATATATCCTCGCTCCCCTGGGCCTGAAGGTCGGCGATACCATCATCTCCGGTGAGAACGCGGATATCAAGCCCGGCAACGCGCTGGAAATCCAGAACATCCCGGTGGGCACCATGGTGCACAACATCGAGATGAAGCCCGGCAAGGGCGGCCAGCTGGTCAGAAGCGCGGGCAACGCCGCGCAGCTGATGGCAAAGGAAGGCGCTTATGCGCAGGTCCGTCTCCCCTCCGGAGAGGTCCGCATGATTCCCATGAATGCCAAGGCGACCATCGGCCAGGTTGGCAACATCGACAACAGCAACATCAGCCTGGGCAAGGCTGGCAAATCCCGTCATAAAGGCATTCGGCCCAACGTCCGCGGTTCTGTCATGAACCCGAACGACCACCCGCACGGCGGTGGTGAGGGCAAGTCCCCCATCGGCCGTCCCGGCCCGGTTTCGCCCTGGGGCAAGCCGACTCTGGGCAAGAAGACGAGAAAAGGCAAGAATCCGTCGAACAAGTTCATTGTAAGACGCAGAAACGGCAAGTAGGCTAGCAGGAAGGAGAATATGAAATGAGTAGGTCAGTGAAAAAGGGGCCTTTCGTGCATGAAAAACTGCTGGCAAGAATTCAGCAGATGAACGAAAAGAACGAGAAGAAAGTACTGAAGACATGGTCTCGTGCGTCGACGATTTTCCCGGATATGGTCTCGCATACGATTGCGGTTCATGATGGCAGAAAGTTCGTTCCCGTCTACGTTACCGAGGACATGGTTGGGCATAAGCTCGGCGAATTCGCTCCCACGCGCACATACCGTGGTCATGCCGGCGAGAAGTCGTCCAGATAGGAGGAGAGTTAAATGGCAACACGCGAGAGAGAAAAAGCGCTCAAACGGCGCGAAAACAAGGATAACAGAGCTCGTGCTGTCGGCAGATACATCAGAATCTCCCCCAGCAAAGTGAGAATTGTCATCGATTTAATCAGAGGCAAGAAAGTGGATGAGGCCCGCGCGATTTTGATGCATATGCCAAACGGCGCATGCGAGCCCGTGCTCAAGGTGCTCAACAGCGCCATCGCAAACGCGGAAAACAACCTGGAGCTCAGCCGGGACAGCCTGATCGTCGCAGAGGCATTTGCGGATCAGGGGCCCACGCTCAAGCGTTTCCAGCCTAGAAGCCAGGGCAGAGCTTACAAGATTCTGAAGAGAAGCAGCCATATCACGGTTATCCTGGGCGAGGCGAAGGAGGAGAAATAAGATGGGCCAGAAAATTAATCCAAACGGCTTTCGGGTTGGTATCATCAAGGATTGGGATTCCCGCTGGATGGTCAAAAAGAACCAGATGTCCGATTGCATCGTGGAAGACCACAAGATCAGAACGTTCCTGAAAGAGAAGCTCTATGCTGCCGGCGTTTCCAAAATCGAAATCGAGCGCGCAGCAAATAAAATTTCCGTCAACATCTACACCGCAAAGCCCGGCATCGTCATCGGCAAGGGCGGCACGGGCCTGGATGTCATCAAGGCGGATCTCAAGAAGCTGACGGATAAAACCGTCGTCATCAATGTCATGGAAGTGCGCCGCCCGGATGTGGATGCGCAGCTCGTGGCAGAGAACGTCGCTTCCCAGCTGGAGCGCAGAATCGCGTTCCGCCGCGCAATGAAGTCCTGCATCGGCCGTGCCATGAAGGGCGGCGTCAAGGGCATCAAGATTGCCACGGGCGGCCGGCTCGGCGGCGCTGAAATCGCCAGAAGCGAGAGCTACCACGAAGGCAGCATTCCGCTGCAGACCATCCGCGCGGATATCGACTATGGCTTTGCGGAAGCAAACACCACATACGGCAAGATCGGCGTCAAGGTCTGGATTTATAACGGCGAGATCATGGTAAACCCGCTCAAAGAGCGTGCGAAGAACACCAACGCGCCCAGAGAAAACAGAAGGGACAACAGAAGAAATCCGGAGGGAGGCAGAAGAAATGTTACTTCCAAAAAGAGTAAAGCATAGAAAGGTATTCAGAGGCCGCATGAAGGGCAAGGCCCTGCGCGGCAATACCGTATCATATGGCGAATATGGCCTTATGGCAACAAAACCCTGCTGGATTACAAGCCGCCAGATCGAGGCAGCCCGTATCGCAATGACGCGCTACACCAAAAGAGGCGGCCAGGTCTGGATCAAAATCTTCCCGGATAAGCCGGTTACGCAGAAACCCGCCGAAACCCGAATGGGCAGCGGCAAGGGCTCGCCGGAATACTGGGTCGCAGTTGTCAAGCCGGGCAGAGTGCTGTTCGAAATTGCTGGCGTTTCCGAGGAAGTCGCCAGAGAGGCTTTGCGTCTTGCAGGCAATAAGCTGCCCATCAAGTGCAAGTTTGTAAAGAGTGAGAAACTGGAAAAAGGCGGTGAGCAAGTTGAAGGCGAATAAATATCGTGAAATGACGGAGCAGGAGCTGAGCGCAAAGCTTGGCGATCTCAAAACAGAGTTCTTCAACCTGCGCTTCCAGAAAGCCACCGGCCAGCTCAGCAACCCTTTAAGCATTCGCGAAGTCAAGCGGGATATCGCAAGAGTGAAGACGATTCTCAAAGAGCGTGAGCTTAGCGCCGCAAACAAATAGTCGAAAGGAGAGCTTTCATGGAAGAGCAAGCAAGAAATCTTCGCAAAGTCAGAATCGGCGAAGTTGTAAGCGATAAGATGAATAAAACCGTTGTGGTTTTAGTCAAAGAGAGAAAGAAGCACAGCATCTATAAGAAAACTGTGAACTACTCTAAGAAATTCAAAGCCCACGATGAGCAGGAAATTTGCGGCATTGGCGATACCGTGAAAATCATGGAAACCCGCCCGATCAGCAAAGACAAATGCTGGAGAGTCGTGGAAATCGTAGAAAAGGCCAAGTAAGGTTAAGGAGGAGAGCTAAAAATGATCCAAATGCAGACATATCTGAAAGTAGCTGACAACTCCGGCGCTAAGGTCATTCAGTGCTTCAAGGTGCTTGGCGGCTCTATGAGAAAAACTGCCAACATCGGGGATGTTATCATCGCTTCGGTCAAGAGCGCGGCTCCCGGCGGCGTCGTCAAGAAAAAAGACGTCGTGAAGGCCGTCATCGTCAGAAGCGTTTCGGGCGTTAAGAGAGCAGATGGCTCCTACATCAAGTTCGATGAGAACGCCGCTGTGATTATCGATAACAACAAGCAGCCCAGAGGCACTCGTATCTTCGGGCCAGTTGCCAGAGAGATCAGAGATGAGGGCTACACCAAAATCGCATCTCTTTCTCCCGAAGTGCTGTAAGGAGGGAGCTAAGAAATGGCAAATTTACACGTTAAGAAAGACGACACAGTCGTCGTCATTACAGGCAAAGACAAAGGCAAAACTGGCAAAGTTATGGTGGTCGAGCCCAAGAAGGGCAGAGTCGTCGTAGCGGGCGTCAATATGGTAACGCGCCACCAGAAAGCCAAGAGCCAGACAGAGCCGGGCGGCATCGTGCACCGCGAGGGCGCCATCGCAGCATCCAACGTCATGCTGTATTGCAGCAAGTGCGAAAAAGGCGTTCGCACGGCTGTGAAGGTTCTGGAAAACGGCAGCAAAGTCCGCGTTTGCAAAAAATGCGGCGAAGTACTCGATAAATAAGCGGGAGGGATAGAAAATGCCTAGATTAAAGGATAGCTATAAAACAGAAATCGTTCCTGCCCTCATGCAGAAATTCGGGTATAAAAACGTCATGCAGGCGCCAAAGCTCGAGAAAATCGTCATCAACATGGGCATGGGCGATATCAAGGATAACCCCAAGGCGCTGGATTCCGCGCTGGAAGAGCTGACGCTCATCTCCGGCCAGAAGCCGGTAGTCACGCTTGCAAAGCACTCCGTCGCA from Christensenellaceae bacterium 44-20 carries:
- the rplN gene encoding 50S ribosomal protein L14; its protein translation is MIQMQTYLKVADNSGAKVIQCFKVLGGSMRKTANIGDVIIASVKSAAPGGVVKKKDVVKAVIVRSVSGVKRADGSYIKFDENAAVIIDNNKQPRGTRIFGPVAREIRDEGYTKIASLSPEVL
- the rplW gene encoding 50S ribosomal protein L23, encoding MKDIHDIILGPVLTEKSYDQIPMKKYTFKVAPGANKTEIKSAVEEIFGVQVESVNTSNRDGKVKRQGYTRGRTAKVKKAVVTLKEGSKAIEFFESMVQ
- the rplV gene encoding 50S ribosomal protein L22, producing MATREREKALKRRENKDNRARAVGRYIRISPSKVRIVIDLIRGKKVDEARAILMHMPNGACEPVLKVLNSAIANAENNLELSRDSLIVAEAFADQGPTLKRFQPRSQGRAYKILKRSSHITVILGEAKEEK
- the rplP gene encoding 50S ribosomal protein L16 yields the protein MLLPKRVKHRKVFRGRMKGKALRGNTVSYGEYGLMATKPCWITSRQIEAARIAMTRYTKRGGQVWIKIFPDKPVTQKPAETRMGSGKGSPEYWVAVVKPGRVLFEIAGVSEEVAREALRLAGNKLPIKCKFVKSEKLEKGGEQVEGE
- the rpsS gene encoding 30S ribosomal protein S19; amino-acid sequence: MSRSVKKGPFVHEKLLARIQQMNEKNEKKVLKTWSRASTIFPDMVSHTIAVHDGRKFVPVYVTEDMVGHKLGEFAPTRTYRGHAGEKSSR
- the rpsC gene encoding 30S ribosomal protein S3, whose product is MGQKINPNGFRVGIIKDWDSRWMVKKNQMSDCIVEDHKIRTFLKEKLYAAGVSKIEIERAANKISVNIYTAKPGIVIGKGGTGLDVIKADLKKLTDKTVVINVMEVRRPDVDAQLVAENVASQLERRIAFRRAMKSCIGRAMKGGVKGIKIATGGRLGGAEIARSESYHEGSIPLQTIRADIDYGFAEANTTYGKIGVKVWIYNGEIMVNPLKERAKNTNAPRENRRDNRRNPEGGRRNVTSKKSKA
- the rplB gene encoding 50S ribosomal protein L2, yielding MAIKKYKPTSPGRRGMSVSAFDEITANAPEKSLLATKKKTGGRNARGCITVRHIGGGNRQKYRIIDFKRNKDGIPAKVATIEYDPNRTANIALLHYADGEKRYILAPLGLKVGDTIISGENADIKPGNALEIQNIPVGTMVHNIEMKPGKGGQLVRSAGNAAQLMAKEGAYAQVRLPSGEVRMIPMNAKATIGQVGNIDNSNISLGKAGKSRHKGIRPNVRGSVMNPNDHPHGGGEGKSPIGRPGPVSPWGKPTLGKKTRKGKNPSNKFIVRRRNGK
- the rpmC gene encoding 50S ribosomal protein L29 — encoded protein: MKANKYREMTEQELSAKLGDLKTEFFNLRFQKATGQLSNPLSIREVKRDIARVKTILKERELSAANK
- the rpsQ gene encoding 30S ribosomal protein S17 gives rise to the protein MEEQARNLRKVRIGEVVSDKMNKTVVVLVKERKKHSIYKKTVNYSKKFKAHDEQEICGIGDTVKIMETRPISKDKCWRVVEIVEKAK
- the rplX gene encoding 50S ribosomal protein L24; this encodes MANLHVKKDDTVVVITGKDKGKTGKVMVVEPKKGRVVVAGVNMVTRHQKAKSQTEPGGIVHREGAIAASNVMLYCSKCEKGVRTAVKVLENGSKVRVCKKCGEVLDK